The Methanoregula sp. UBA64 genome contains the following window.
AGAACTCCCTGAGTCTGATCTACGCTGTATGTTCGGGGATCCCAGCCCACAGGCAGCGATTCCTCATAGGGAATCCAGACATTTGGTTCAAGATCGGTTCCGTTATAGGGGAACAGCCATCCAATACCGGTGCAACCGTCAAGTTTATCTGGTGTTCCCAGACCATGCTCCATCGATAATGGCACACAATAGACCGTAGTAGTTTTCCCCGTCTTCTTGTCCTTCTTCGATGAAGAAATATTACTAACATATTGGCTGGGATCTGCATAGGTATAATGGAATCTTTGTGTTACACCATATCCGGTAGAGTACTGCATCAAAGTCCCATCAGACTGGATACTACTCCCATCAGCCTGGCCGGAATTTTGTCCGCCGAACGGCCGGGCCAGGAACATTGTCCCTGCCTGGAGCTTATAATTGCCCCACCAGGAATCATTACGTACCAGTCCATTTGCAAGCTGAATTTCACTGCCCCCGCCATCGATAGTCCAGAAGACATTTCCCCTGAATGGCGTTGCGTTTTGTCCGACTCCCACCCCGTATCCGTATGGGACGGTCAGTCGCCACAGATCATAACCTCCGCCTCCATGGGTGTCGTAGATAATGTTCGTGTTGACGACACCCGGCGTTGTTATTGCCCCTCCCTTGATTACCGAACCATTGGGGAAAGTTTTGGTCCACGATGTAATGATCTTTAAATTTTTGGTATCAACAGGAGCACTCACGGAAGTCACTTCCCCCTTGAAAAAACTTGTTGACCAAACTCCGTTGTTTGCAATATGTAAATCCATGGCAAGCGAAGGAACTTTTTGAGCGCTCCCTTTCATAAGTCCTCCGGCAAAACCGCTTACCACAGCTGCGATGATGACCACGACAATTAACATCAACATCACACCAACTACCGGTGAAACGGCGTATTCTTTTCTCTCTCTTTTTTTTCTTGTCGATTGCATCTTTATGTACCTCCATGATATTCCAAGTGTGGGGGAGCCCGGGTAATCCCAAGAGTATGTGAATAACAGGACGTTATCTCAGCCATGAACCAAAGACGATGCCGAGTTACCGTTCAGGACACTTCACCCCGGGAAGAGACGTCCCCTTTGGAAAAAAGTATAGTCTTTCCCTCCTCTGTTATGGTCCTATCTTCACATCGCTTTTTGACAGCATTTTGCCATCGGTGGAATCAATTTCAAGGGTAAACGATTTCCCGATATCCGTCGTACTAAACGATGTACCATTGTAATACATGATCTCGCCGGGTCTCCAGACCGGCAACGTTACGATACCGGTGGGTAGCATCCAGCACTTTCCTGCAGTATTGCAGGTCAGGGATTTGTTGACACTGGTTCTCGACATGGTTCCTTGATATCCACCGTTCTCCTCGTCTTTGGCGCGGATAACTACGAAAATGTTTTGGGTTGACAGTTCATCGCCACCGGCATGATACATTGTCAGAAGGCCTGCCGACTGGCTGAAGGTTCCCGTGATCGTTGCCTGGGGCACTTTGCTGTTGGAGTTGACAAGTCCCCCGGCAAAACCGCTGACAATAGCAGCGATGATGATCACAACGACAAGCATGAGCATAACACCAACAACCGGTGAAACTGCCCGATCATTTCCATTGATTTTTGCTGAATACATCATATTACCGACCCCTCCACAGGAATATCCTCCTGCCAGATTGTTTTACCTGAGGGAATGTGGATCACTTTAACGTTGACAATATCCCCCGGCCGCAGAAGATTCCATTTCTTCCCGAGGACGGCCTGCATCTCATCTGTACTATCTGTGGTGAAAACGGCATCGCTCGACGTACCGTACGTGTATAGCCATTGCTGTCCTACACCATATCCCTCAGTAAAGGCTGTGCCGTCATATTTTGCACCGAATGGTTGGGCAAACATGACCGTGCCTGCCTGGAGGTAGTAGTTACCAAACCAGGAGTAATTGGTTATCCCGGGCTTTGTCCCGATATCAGACTGATTGGTTGCACCGGTTCCCTCATAGGGCAAACCGTTTGATGTTTCCGTTCCGTTATATCCAACGCCCGGACCATCTCCCTGAGGACAGACCATTTGCCAGGAGGGAATTGACAGGAGAGAAGTCTGCCCGGATTCCGTGATATAGGTGACATTGAAATTGGTGACTCCGGGCGTTACGACGCTGCCGTCTCTGATAGTTTCCCCGCTCATATTCCCTGTGTTACTCCACGAGGTTACAATTTTCAGGTCACTCGTTTTTATGGGTGCGCTAACGGATGTAACTTCGGCCTTAAAGTAACTTGTAGGATAATACCCGTTATTTGCAATCTTGACATCCATGACCAACTGGGGTGCAGATTGTGTTCCCTTCATGAGTCCTCCGGCAAACCCGCTGACAACTGCTGCGATAATGATCACTACAATCAGCATCAGCATCACGCCGACCACCGGTGAAACTGCCGACTCACGTGAATAGTTCATAGATCCCCACTCCCTTTTTTTAACACTACCATTGTTTCATTCATGATTCTCACAAGCCCTTATGCTGTGATCGTCACTTCTGTCTTTGAGATGAGGTTGCCCCCAGTGTCACTTACCTCAAGGAAGAAGGTCTTGCCGATATTGTTGGCGTTGTTCAGGCAAAGTGTTGAATCCCCATAGGTATTGACTACCGGCTGGAGCATGCTGCAGGTGGTGTTTGCACCAGATATCCACAGCGTATCTCCTGGGAGAAAGGCAGTCTCGTTGCTGGCGAAGTTCTCCGTCCGCGTGTTGAGCATTATGGATTTATTCAGAACCTCTGCCGTCTTCTGTTCAAGACCCGTACCAAATGTGGGGCCATCCCGGATTACGAATCTGGTATTCTGGAGAGCAAGGGGATCTCCTCCTGCGTGCGTGATCTCAAATCCGTTCCCCATACTGAACTTCCCGGTGAGGGTAGCCTGAGATGTTTTCTTTGCACCTCCGACAAGCCCGCCGGCAAATGCGCTGACAATTGCAGCGATGATGATTACGACAACCAGCATCAGCATTACACCGACAACTGGTGATACTGCATGTTCGGATCTTTTAATCATTTTAGTTGCTCCCTGTGACGACTACATTCTGCTGCCAGACCGTTTTTCCGGTGGGTGTATAGATCATCCGTAATGTCACGGTATCGCCGACATTCAGGTTGTGGCAATTGGATCCAAACAGAGTGGCAATATCACTGTCAGATACTACAAGTCCTGTTCCCTGAGTCAGGGTATAATTTCCAAAAGTCTGGTTTGCATTGGGAGAGTTCAGGCTGGGGGTTCCAGACACCCCGGGACCGTATCCATAGGGAATCTTAGTGGTTGAGCTCCCGCCCCCGTATGATGATTTCCCATTTACCCAGTTTGTTGTCAGCTGCAGATTCTTCGTGGGAATTGGTTCGCTGACACTCAAAACGGTGGCTGAAAAATTCATCCCCGCCGAACTGTTCACAAGATTTACTTCCATCGTGACAGTGGGTGTCTTCTGGTTATTCCCTCCAACAAGACCCCCGGCAAAAGCGCTTACTACTGCTGCAATGATGATAGTTACTATCAGCATCAGCATCACGCCAACTACTGGCGAAACCCCACTTTCGCCATTTTTTCTCGATACTCTCTTCAGATAATGCATGTCAGTTCCTCTGGTTACAACTAACCGGATTTATGCAGTGGTGGATCAATTTCACGGGATCAAACCACCATGCCATCTTACACATAGTAAAAAACGATATTTAACTATGATCATTTTATAATGTCAAGAAATCAATTTTTTTTTATTAACTCTCTATGTGGGAATAGGGCAACGTAAACAACGAACCCGAATCATTCTGGAAGTATGCAGTTCCCGTTGTATGTCGTGCGAAAAACGAACTGTTTAAAAAAATCCCGTGAAATCAAATCCCAAATTCAACAAAGACCGTCAGAAAAAGTGATATGGATTACAAGATGCCAGCACTTTACGCTGCGTGCGGTTCGCAGGCCGGGCCGGCGGCCACCGCTTTTGCCGGTGCTTCCGGCTGAGTGTAGTGTTTTGCGCCCTTCTTTTTTGTAAGCCATATAAGTTCGCCGTTGCTGAATCCGAATGCGCTCATGGAGAGTACACGTATATGCCCGGGAATGGATGCTGCATTTGCGTCTTTGGGGACAAGCAGGTACTGGGCTTTAAGCGCGTTCCTTCCGGTATACTTTGCCGATACCGCTGCA
Protein-coding sequences here:
- a CDS encoding type IV pilin, producing MIKRSEHAVSPVVGVMLMLVVVIIIAAIVSAFAGGLVGGAKKTSQATLTGKFSMGNGFEITHAGGDPLALQNTRFVIRDGPTFGTGLEQKTAEVLNKSIMLNTRTENFASNETAFLPGDTLWISGANTTCSMLQPVVNTYGDSTLCLNNANNIGKTFFLEVSDTGGNLISKTEVTITA
- a CDS encoding type IV pilin N-terminal domain-containing protein yields the protein MQSTRKKRERKEYAVSPVVGVMLMLIVVVIIAAVVSGFAGGLMKGSAQKVPSLAMDLHIANNGVWSTSFFKGEVTSVSAPVDTKNLKIITSWTKTFPNGSVIKGGAITTPGVVNTNIIYDTHGGGGYDLWRLTVPYGYGVGVGQNATPFRGNVFWTIDGGGSEIQLANGLVRNDSWWGNYKLQAGTMFLARPFGGQNSGQADGSSIQSDGTLMQYSTGYGVTQRFHYTYADPSQYVSNISSSKKDKKTGKTTTVYCVPLSMEHGLGTPDKLDGCTGIGWLFPYNGTDLEPNVWIPYEESLPVGWDPRTYSVDQTQGVLGNNWEVLRSGDVVHVKFIYIPTGTAVWEKDVVVEGSTS
- a CDS encoding type IV pilin N-terminal domain-containing protein, with the translated sequence MNYSRESAVSPVVGVMLMLIVVIIIAAVVSGFAGGLMKGTQSAPQLVMDVKIANNGYYPTSYFKAEVTSVSAPIKTSDLKIVTSWSNTGNMSGETIRDGSVVTPGVTNFNVTYITESGQTSLLSIPSWQMVCPQGDGPGVGYNGTETSNGLPYEGTGATNQSDIGTKPGITNYSWFGNYYLQAGTVMFAQPFGAKYDGTAFTEGYGVGQQWLYTYGTSSDAVFTTDSTDEMQAVLGKKWNLLRPGDIVNVKVIHIPSGKTIWQEDIPVEGSVI
- a CDS encoding type IV pilin N-terminal domain-containing protein, which encodes MHYLKRVSRKNGESGVSPVVGVMLMLIVTIIIAAVVSAFAGGLVGGNNQKTPTVTMEVNLVNSSAGMNFSATVLSVSEPIPTKNLQLTTNWVNGKSSYGGGSSTTKIPYGYGPGVSGTPSLNSPNANQTFGNYTLTQGTGLVVSDSDIATLFGSNCHNLNVGDTVTLRMIYTPTGKTVWQQNVVVTGSN
- a CDS encoding type IV pilin N-terminal domain-containing protein; the encoded protein is MLMLVVVIIIAAIVSGFAGGLVNSNSKVPQATITGTFSQSAGLLTMYHAGGDELSTQNIFVVIRAKDEENGGYQGTMSRTSVNKSLTCNTAGKCWMLPTGIVTLPVWRPGEIMYYNGTSFSTTDIGKSFTLEIDSTDGKMLSKSDVKIGP